The proteins below come from a single Xyrauchen texanus isolate HMW12.3.18 chromosome 1, RBS_HiC_50CHRs, whole genome shotgun sequence genomic window:
- the LOC127650158 gene encoding putative transcription factor Ovo-like 1 yields the protein MPRAFLVKKTNNSPGKRNWSNLPDHERGDIYIPVSMSPLALREETEASPAEVALCLSIRKDHSIYTNNLMYTYDPCAVVPAAELPSCTALGQHQSPETEHIRSSHNNTYVRTKIKVTTGELPTEAPPTIPTINTGPPVSIATHCPSPVTKPSLVQSGGGTYVCQLCQKVFQFQRMLNRHLKCHSEQKRHLCDFCGKGFNDTFDLKRHVRTHTGVRPYKCDLCEKAFTQRCSLESHMKKIHSVTQQYAYKERRSKLYVCEECGHTASTQDALLHHLNSKHPDSALQRAKGARRQSASLNSGKDETSQPGSPLSQHSGDCI from the exons ATGCCACGAGCCTTTCtggtgaaaaaaacaaataattcacCCGGCAAAAGAAACTGGAGCAATCTACCAGACCATGAGCGCGGTGACATTTATATTCCAG TCTCCATGTCTCCCCTTGCTCTTCGAGAGGAGACAGAAGCCAGTCCGGCAGAGGTGGCCCTGTGCTTGTCCATACGCAAGGACCACAGCATTTACACGAACAACCTGATGTACACATATGACCCCTGTGCAGTGGTGCCTGCAGCTGAGCTCCCATCCTGCACTGCTCTGGGGCAGCATCAGAGTCCAGAGACAGAGCACATTCGAAGCTCACACAACAATACATACGTCCGCACTAAAATAAAG GTGACCACAGGTGAGCTTCCCACAGAGGCTCCACCCACCATCCCTACTATCAATACAGGTCCACCTGTTTCTATAGCAACACATTGCCCCTCGCCTGTCACTAAGCCATCCTTAGTGCAGTCGGGTGGTGGCACCTATGTTTGCCAGTTGTGTCAAAAAGTCTTTCAATTCCAGCGCATGCTAAACAGACACCTGAAATGCCACAGTGAGCAGAAGAGACACTTGTGTGACTTCTGCGGAAAGGGCTTTAATGACACCTTCGACCTCAAAAGGCATGTCCGCACGCACACAG GTGTCCGTCCATATAAGTGTGATCTCTGTGAGAAGGCCTTCACCCAGCGCTGCTCTCTGGAGTCCCACATGAAAAAGATACATAGTGTCACACAGCAGTATGCTTATAAAGAGCGTCGCAGCAAGCTATACGTCTGTGAAGAGTGTGGCCATACAGCATCGACCCAGGATGCATTGCTGCACCACCTAAATAGTAAACATCCAGACAGTGCCCTCCAGCGGGCCAAGGGGGCACGAAGACAGTCAGCATCCCTTAATTCTGGCAAAGATGAGACCTCCCAACCCGGTTCCCCTCTCTCCCAACACAGTGGTGATTGTATATGA
- the LOC127645383 gene encoding transmembrane protein 151B-like: MQETTVDAEEPILNGSGREELHPVKQSLAASLCRGSHWKCLLLTLLMFGCFGTLGWCNLCKVPELAPTEPEAAVVEPGDPSTTSASSSVYIPDELDLEGPCSSGYVYIPLAFLAMLYVVYLVECWHCYSKTAMLAQAEVADVYERVQRLQQATPCIWWKAISYHYLRRTRQVTRYRNGDAYTTTQVYHERVNTHAAGSEFDYARYGVKDVSKELRGLMDHPVVRLRFTKCFSFSSARAEAAYLTQRAQFFGENEGLDDYMEAREGMHFKNVDFREHILAFPDPARQPWYAKRKVFCLASALLLSWPLRVVAEYRTAYVHYHVEKLFGDADNNSRGEITENGVGNENGHGNGGGIGSSYRTISRVNTVDMTELEWHIRCNQQMVPSYSEALLMDPGSGTNQGTNNSQARQGTNSTGGGPTLPVAFASAYLLQSCPRCRRTTSSASLPSRLRGPTAALLSGMMAGMRTNGTGGGPGGPGRLVLSRSGFSLGRLQAPRPSSLFHSRSVGGGLAARGEEGSGGGGFLALGSRQDEESRRVLEGEGDEEEEVGNEVEREEDGEREGEEREQPEEIEEEEAREGDRPPAYQDAFFFPVLIVHGEESCHTGGDIS; the protein is encoded by the exons ATGCAGGAGACGACTGTAGATGCAGAAGAGCCCATACTGAACGGGTCTGGGAGGGAAGAG CTGCATCCAGTGAAGCAGTCGTTAGCTGCCTCTCTGTGCCGAGGGTCTCACTGGAAGTGTCTTCTCCTCACTCTGCTCATGTTCGGTTGTTTCGGCACACTGGGCTGGTGCAACCTCTGCAAAGTTCCAGAGCTAGCTCCAACAGAGCCAGAGGCTGCTGTTGTTGAGCCCGGAGACCCCTCTACAACCTCAGCAAGCTCCAGTGTTTACATCCCAGATGAACTGGATCTAGAGGGTCCTTGTTCCAGTGGCTATGTTTATATCCCTCTTGCTTTTCTGGCCATGCTGTACGTGGTCTACCTGGTGGAATGTTGGCACTGTTACTCCAAGACAGCCATGTTGGCTCAAGCAGAGGTTGCGGACGTGTACGAGCGTGTTCAGAGGCTGCAGCAGGCTACACCCTGTATCTGGTGGAAGGCCATCAGTTATCACTACTTGCGACGAACCAGACAAGTCACACGCTACCGCAATGGGGACGCCTATACCACCACACAAGTGTATCATGAACGTGTAAACACACATGCAGCTGGTTCAGAGTTTGACTATGCACGGTATGGTGTTAAAGATGTATCAAAGGAGTTAAGGGGCCTAATGGATCACCCGGTTGTACGGCTGCGCTTCACTAAATGCTTTAGTTTTTCTAGTGCTCGGGCAGAGGCTGCATACCTCACCCAGCGTGCACAATTTTTTGGTGAAAATGAGGGACTGGATGACTACATGGAGGCACGGGAGGGAATGCATTTTAAGAATGTGGACTTCCGTGAGCACATTCTAGCCTTCCCTGACCCAGCCAGACAGCCCTGGTATGCCAAGCGCAAAGTTTTCTGTCTGGCCTCAGCTTTACTCCTTTCCTGGCCACTTCGGGTTGTTGCAGAGTATCGCACTGCATATGTACACTACCATGTAGAGAAACTGTTTGGTGATGCTGATAATAATAGTAGGGGGGAAATAACTGAGAATGGTGTGGGCAATGAAAATGGACATGGAAATGGAGGCGGCATTGGATCAAGCTATCGTACCATTTCTCGTGTTAACACAGTGGACATGACGGAGTTGGAGTGGCACATTCGCTGCAACCAGCAAATGGTGCCCAGCTACTCTGAGGCCTTGTTAATGGACCCTGGTTCAGGTACCAACCAGGGGACCAACAATTCTCAAGCCAGACAAGGGACTAACTCAACAGGGGGTGGCCCTACACTTCCAGTGGCCTTTGCCTCAGCTTACTTGCTCCAGAGCTGTCCTCGCTGCCGCCGTACTACAAGCAGCGCCTCCTTGCCCTCCAGGCTAAGAGGCCCAACAGCAGCCCTGCTCAGTGGAATGATGGCTGGGATGAGGACCAATGGGACTGGGGGTGGTCCTGGAGGCCCAGGCAGGCTGGTTCTGAGCAGGAGTGGCTTCTCATTGGGGCGTCTCCAGGCTCCTCGCCCTTCGTCACTCTTCCACTCCCGCAGTGTTGGTGGAGGACTAGCAGCAAGAGGAGAAGAGGGAAGTGGGGGAGGTGGTTTTCTAGCTTTGGGGTCTAGACAGGATGAAGAGAGCAGAAGAGTGCTGGAGGGAGAGggtgatgaggaagaggaggttGGAAATGAGGTGGAAAGAGAGGAAGATGGTGAGAGGGAAGGGGAGGAAAGAGAGCAACCAGAGGAGATAGAAGAAGAGGAAGCAAGAGAAGGAGATAGACCTCCTGCATATCAGGATGCATTCTTTTTCCCTGTGTTGATTGTGCATGGAGAGGAGAGTTGTCATACAGGTGGGGACATTTCCTGA